One Ostrinia nubilalis chromosome 4, ilOstNubi1.1, whole genome shotgun sequence DNA window includes the following coding sequences:
- the LOC135088655 gene encoding phosphoribosylformylglycinamidine synthase, with protein sequence MVILRFFASEAFSAHKTKEILQKLQNIDTDISGLSTELCYHVELADGCDYLNINQIKILQWLLSSPLQPHALYNESIYKIVRDNQIIVEIGPRFNFSTADSSNSVQICESVGLRDIVRLEVSTRYLISFNKAKNVSNKLFEDLAAPLHDRMTQCIYTSKNLPRKSFNEGLPKDLEAWFVVPLQKEGRAAMEHVNQKLGLAFDSWDMDFYMDLFVNKLKRDPTSVELFDLAQSNSEHSRHWFFKGKIILDGKEIDQSLIDMVASTQETSNNNNVIKFGDNSSAIKGFKHTKIRPTNVRAPSQVISEEVLSDIIFTAETHNMPTAVAPFSGATTGTGGRIRDVQGVGRGGHTVAGTAGYSVGNLHIPGYELPWEEKGWEYPSNFASPLQIIIDASNGASDYGNKFGEPVITGFVQSYGLKNADNVREEFVKPIMFSGGIGYMPHTMIKKNKPEKGMLLVKVGGPVYRIGVGGGAASSVAVQGGDSRDHALDFGAVQRGDAEMGNRLNRVVRGCLESDINPVESIHDQGAGGNGNVLKELVEPEGAVVFTKEFQLGDPTITTLELWGAEYQENDALLCSKANRHVLEEICRRERCPVSFVGEVTGDGFMSLVEDSFTDKYLDRATRLKPESSSKVPYDLHLEAVLGNMPRKTFDLKKEKRTKLPLSLPNDVTVKSALDRVLRLVNVASKRYLTNKVDRCVTGLVAQQQCVGPLHTPLADCAIIALSYNELVGSATSIGTQNIKGLLDPAAGARMSLGEALTNLVFAGISELEDVKCSGNWMWGGKTGVEGGTLVVACDAVCAAMRKLGVAIDGGKDSLSMCAFVAGQKVKSPGTLVVSTYAPCPDITVKVEPALRAEGSALVHVPATPGKYRLGGSSLAQCYKQLGDNPPDLDDPLVLKSLFKVTQKLLKEKKLLSGHDISEGGFITTVLEMGIGGVRGLNIDLKIESNVSAIEALFNEELGIVVEVAQADLAYVLSEYNKNGVKAKHIGSTGQYGMKSKVSVNVNGVQVLNTELIDVFRMWEETSYQLECLQANSDCINEEWKGLEKRKGATYNVTFDPSAAILKTKSVKVAVLREEGTNGDREMIASLMMANFDVFDVTMSDLQNKKITLDAFQGLVFPGGFSYADTLGSAKGWAAGILFSESLSAQFAHFKNRSDTFSLGVCNGCQLMALLGWIDPQQPRRNQEKAQIFLDHNSSERFECRWSAVKITEDRKQDVWFRGMGGSVLGVWVAHGEGRFTFADELVMDKVKRNGQVAMQYVDDDGAPTEVYPMNPNGSPMGIAGVRSPDGRHIAMMPHPERCVLRWQGAAPAPAASAPARASSQASPWVRLFQNAYTWSTSQ encoded by the exons ATggttattttaagattttttgcgTCTGAAGCCTTTAGTGCTCATAAAACAAAAGAGATATTGCAGAAGTTGCAAAACATTGATACGGACATATCAGGGCTGTCAACAGAACTTTGTTACCATGTGGAGTTGGCCGATGGGTGTGATTATTTGAATATCAATCAAATTAAGATCTTACAGTGGCTTCTGAGTTCACCTTTACAGCCTCACGCCTTGTATAATGAATCAATCTACAAGATTGTCAGAGATAATCAGATTATTGTTGAAATTGGACCCAG GTTCAATTTCTCAACAGCTGACTCTAGTAATTCGGTCCAAATATGTGAAAGTGTTGGATTACGTGACATTGTTCGTCTTGAGGTATCTACCAGATATCTTATTTCATTCAATAAAGCTAAAAATGTGTCTAACAAGTTGTTTGAAGATTTGGCTGCGCCTTTACACGATCGGATGACCCAATGCATTTATACTAGTAAGAACTTGCCGAGAAAGAGTTTCAATGAAGGATTGCCCAAAGATCTGGAGGCTTGGTTTGTGGTGCCATTACAAAAAGAGGGTAGGGCTGCTATGGAACATGTCAATCAAAAGTTAG GATTGGCATTTGACTCCTGGGATATGGACTTCTACATGGATCTGTTCGTAAACAAATTGAAACGTGACCCTACCAGCGTTGAGTTATTTGACCTTGCTCAGAGTAACAGCGAGCATTCGCGACATTGGTTCTTCAAG GGCAAGATAATATTGGATGGCAAAGAAATAGACCAATCACTTATTGATATGGTAGCATCAACCCAAGAAACTTctaacaataataatgtaattaaattcGGGGATAACAGCAG tGCCATAAAAGGTTTCAAGCATACGAAAATTCGCCCAACCAACGTAAGGGCCCCATCTCAAGTGATTTCAGAGGAGGTTTTGTCTGATATAATTTTCACGGCTGAGACCCATAATATGCCCACCGCAGTGGCCCCATTCAGTGGGGCTACTACTGGTACAGGGGGGCGAATTAGGGATGTTCAGGGCGTAGGTAGGGGTGGCCATACTGTAGCAGGGACAGCCGGGTACAGTGTGGGCAATTTGCACATCCCAG GATATGAATTGCCATGGGAGGAGAAAGGATGGGAATATCCCAGCAACTTTGCCAGTccgttacaaataataattgacGCTAGCAACGGTGCATCTGACTATGGAAATAAGTTTGGCGAACCTGTGATTACAG GATTCGTCCAATCGTATGGTTTGAAGAACGCCGATAATGTAAGAGAGGAGTTCGTGAAACCAATCATGTTCAGTGGCGGTATTGGTTACATGCCCCATACTATGATTAAGAAGAATAAACCAGAAAAAG GAATGTTGCTGGTGAAAGTAGGAGGCCCAGTCTACCGTATCGGAGTTGGTGGTGGAGCCGCTTCCTCAGTGGCCGTTCAGGGTGGTGATTCAAGAGACCACGCTTTGGACTTTGGTGCTGTGCAAAGAG GTGATGCTGAAATGGGAAATCGCCTCAATCGAGTGGTCAGAGGATGTTTGGAATCTGACATCAATCCTGTAGAAT CGATCCACGACCAAGGCGCCGGTGGCAATGGAAACGTCCTCAAAGAGTTGGTAGAGCCTGAAGGTGCGGTGGTCTTCACTAAGGAATTCCAACTTGGAGACCCGACCATAACTACTCTTGAACTTTGGGGCGCAGAATATCAAGAAAATGATGCTTTGTTGTGTAGTAAAGCTAACAGGCACGTACTAGAAG AAATTTGTCGACGTGAAAGGTGCCCTGTGTCGTTCGTTGGAGAAGTCACTGGCGATGGTTTCATGAGCTTAGTTGAGGATTCATTCACTGATAAATACTTGGACAGAGCCACTAGACTGAAGCCAGAATCAAGCTCCAAAGTTCCCTATGACTTGCACTTGGAGGCAGTTTTAG gaAACATGCCAAGAAAAACGTTTGATTTGAAAAAGGAGAAGAGAACGAAACTGCCCCTGTCTTTGCCTAACGATGTCACAGTTAAGAGCGCCCTCGACAGAGTTCTGAGACTCGTGAATGTGGCTAGCAAGAGATATTTAACTAATAAG GTGGACCGCTGCGTCACAGGACTTGTAGCGCAACAGCAATGCGTTGGGCCCCTACACACTCCATTAGCCGACTGCGCCATCATAGCTCTGTCTTACAACGAGCTGGTGGGATCAGCTACTTCAATCGGCACCCAGAACATTAAGGGCCTATTAGACCCTGCTGCGGGAGCGAGAATGTCCCTTGGTGAAGCTTTGACTAATTTG gtGTTTGCCGGCATATCAGAGTTAGAAGATGTCAAATGCTCAGGCAACTGGATGTGGGGTGGCAAAACTGGCGTCGAAGGCGGGACTTTGGTGGTGGCCTGCGACGCCGTCTGCGCCGCTATGAGGAAGCTCGGAGTGGCCATCGATGGAGGAAAAGACTCGCTGTCGATGTGTGCCTTTGTTGCGGGACAGAAAG TGAAATCACCCGGTACTTTAGTGGTTTCaacttacgcgccctgcccggaCATCACGGTGAAAGTTGAGCCCGCGCTCAGAGCTGAAGGCTCTGCGTTGGTCCATGTTCCAGCTACACCAGGAAAATACAG ACTTGGCGGTTCTTCGCTGGCGCAATGTTACAAACAGCTTGGAGACAACCCACCAGACCTAGACGACCCATTGGTTCTGAAGTCACTCTTCAAGGTTACACAAAAACTATTGAAAG aaaagaaATTGCTGTCTGGTCACGACATCAGCGAAGgcggttttataaccacagtctTAGAGATGGGTATTGGAGGTGTTCGCGGGTTGAACATTGATTTGAAAATTGAGAGTAACGTGTCGGCTATTGAGGCGTTGTTCAACGAGGAACTGGGCATCGTGGTCGAAGTGGCTCAGGCAGACTTGGCTTATGTACTCAGCGAGTATAATAAGAATGGAGTGAAGGCTAAACATATTGGTAGCACGGGACAGTATGGAATGAAGTCTaag GTCAGTGTTAACGTAAACGGCGTTCAAGTACTGAACACGGAATTGATCGATGTATTTAGGATGTGGGAAGAAACCAGCTATCAGTTGGAGTGTTTGCAAGCTAACTCTGACTGCATCAATGAAGAATGGAAAG GTCTTGAGAAACGTAAAGGTGCGACATACAACGTCACATTCGATCCTTCTGCAGCGATATTGAAAACCAAATCTGTTAAAGTGGCTGTACTGCGTGAAGAAG GAACAAACGGCGATCGTGAGATGATTGCGTCACTGATGATGGCGAACTTTGATGTGTTTGACGTCACGATGAGCGACCTTCAAAACAAGAAGATAACCCTGGATGCCTTCCAAGGACTCGTCTTCCCCGGTGGATTCAGCTATGCAG ATACATTGGGGTCTGCTAAAGGTTGGGCGGCAGGTATCCTATTTTCTGAGTCGCTGAGCGCACAGTTCGCTCACTTCAAAAACCGAAGTGACACTTTCTCGCTGGGCGTCTGCAATGGCTGCCAGTTGATGGCCCTTCTAGGCTGGATAGACCCACAACAGCCGCGTAGAAACCAAGAGAAGGCTCAGATATTCCTGGATCACAATAGCTCGGAAAG ATTCGAATGTCGTTGGAGCGCAGTAAAGATCACCGAAGACCGCAAGCAAGACGTATGGTTCCGCGGAATGGGCGGCAGTGTGTTAGGAGTGTGGGTGGCCCACGGGGAAGGCCGGTTCACATTCGCTGACGAACTGGTGATGGACAAAGTCAAGAGGAACGGACAGGTCGCCATGCAGTATGTGGATGATGATGGAGCGCCTACTGAGGTGTACCCGATGAACCCTAATGGAAGTCCAA TGGGCATCGCCGGAGTGCGTTCCCCCGACGGGCGCCACATCGCCATGATGCCGCACCCCGAGCGCTGCGTGCTGCGCTGGCAGGGCGCCGCCCCCGCCCCCGCCGCGTCCGCCCCCGCCCGCGCCTCCAGCCAGGCGTCACCGTGGGTCAGACTGTTCCAGAACGCGTACACCTGGTCTACCAGCCAATAA